A window of the Brassica napus cultivar Da-Ae chromosome A2, Da-Ae, whole genome shotgun sequence genome harbors these coding sequences:
- the LOC106423557 gene encoding kunitz trypsin inhibitor 4-like, whose protein sequence is MNHRFYFLLALTAALAATVNALKPVLDTDGDIIFDGSYYVLPRISGPGGGGLSLTSRGGNWCPLYIGQEYSEVNRGIPIKFSNWMIQVAFAPESTSLNIQMDVPTTICGQSTYWYVPPPKAGVIDPLFIAAGPKRSSGLFHIKKINDALGGYKIVFCPNDSDCSDIGIFVDRH, encoded by the coding sequence ATGAATCATAGGTTTTACTTCCTTCTTGCCTTGACCGCTGCTTTGGCCGCAACCGTAAACGCCCTCAAACCAGTTCTCGACACTGATGGTGATATCATATTCGATGGCAGTTACTACGTCCTCCCCCGCATTTCTGGCCCTGGAGGTGGCGGCCTGAGTCTCACCTCCCGTGGTGGCAATTGGTGTCCCCTCTACATCGGACAGGAATATTCAGAGGTTAACAGGGGCATTCCTATAAAATTCTCAAACTGGATGATTCAAGTTGCGTTTGCTCCCGAATCAACGAGCCTCAACATCCAGATGGACGTCCCAACCACGATATGTGGTCAGTCAACCTATTGGTATGTCCCTCCCCCGAAGGCTGGCGTCATTGATCCATTGTTCATAGCGGCTGGTCCTAAACGGTCGAGTGGTTTATTccatatcaagaaaataaatgatGCTCTTGGCGGTTACAAGATTGTGTTTTGTCCTAACGATAGCGATTGCAGCGATATTGGGATATTTGTAGACCGACATTGA
- the LOC111213883 gene encoding kunitz trypsin inhibitor 4-like has translation MNPMFYFLLALTAVLVVTASPGEPVRDINGDIIFDGSYYVLPRIFGPAGGGLTLSPRGGNNCPLYIGQEYSEVKRGIPVRFSDWRTKVAFVPESTNLNIEMDVKATICVQSTYWYVPAPDMVFEAAFIAAGPKPSNDFFQIKKIEDSIGGYKIVFCFNGEDCVDVGIFVDKHGVRRLALASTPFEVVFVRASETKTSSKPIMSII, from the coding sequence ATGAATCCTATGTTTTATTTCCTTCTTGCCTTAACCGCTGTTTTGGTCGTGACCGCAAGCCCCGGCGAACCAGTTCGTGACATTAATGGTGATATCATATTCGACGGCAGTTACTACGTTCTCCCACGCATCTTCGGCCCTGCAGGTGGCGGCCTGACTCTCTCCCCCCGTGGTGGCAACAATTGTCCCCTCTATATCGGACAGGAGTATTCAGAGGTCAAGAGGGGCATTCCCGTAAGATTCTCAGACTGGAGGACTAAAGTTGCGTTCGTTCCTGAATCAACGAACCTCAACATCGAGATGGACGTCAAAGCCACGATTTGTGTTCAGTCAACCTATTGGTATGTACCTGCGCCCGACATGGTCTTTGAGGCGGCGTTCATAGCGGCTGGTCCTAAACCATCGAATGATTTCTTCCAGATCAAGAAAATTGAAGATTCTATTGGAGGTTACAagattgtgttttgttttaacGGTGAAGATTGCGTCGATGTCGGAATATTTGTGGACAAACATGGCGTTAGGCGTTTGGCTCTAGCCTCTACGCCATTCGAAGTTGTGTTCGTGAGAGCTAGTGAGACAAAGACTTCGTCCAAGCCTATTATGTCTATCATCTAA
- the LOC106423527 gene encoding organic cation/carnitine transporter 1-like, translating to MCINIYGYLLKTYQSSKQNLKTRLFTPETTEKMKPSEPPKLVAASSNISNDPSASEKGEATSQQQSSNGYALTVDEVIEQHIGALGFAQIVHALLVSIAWTFDAQSTLISIFSDAKPAARLLTTGAIVEGSMLCGLSTGEWEWVGGKSDTIVSEWNLICQHKFLVALPSTLFFIGSLFGSGVYGYLADSWFGRKKTLFISCLLTFVTALAISFSPNVWVYAFLRFANGFFRSGIGSCCIVLATEVVGKKWRGQVGQYGFFFFTLGFLSLPLMGYLERKSWRNLYRITSLLPLGYAVFLLPFAYESPRWLLVKGRNKEAMVVLKKLARRNGKQLPADLSLVDPIQGRDDPSFSSSENFWRTKWAVKRIVMVMMAGFGTGFVYYGIQLNAENLNFNLYLTVAVNALMEFPAVFIGSFLLGVMNRRPLFSNSSYLAGICCLLCAVLSLHRVTRALPVSKWLQLAVEAVGFMASSTAYDVLYVYGVELFPTNVRNFAVSLLRQAFMLGASAAPLLVALGRESAMMSFIVFGVASVLSGVVSIWLRETRNAPLYETLTQQGKAEEMENETEHS from the exons atgtgtataaatatatatggttACTTACTTAAGACATATCAATCATCAAAACAAAACCTTAAAACAAGATTATTTACACCTGAAACAACAGAAAAAATGAAACCTTCTGAACCTCCGAAGCTTGTGGCTGCATCATCAAACATATCGAATGATCCATCAGCATCGGAGAAAGGAGAAGCAACAAGCCAACAACAATCCAGCAATGGTTATGCACTCACAGTTGACGAGGTGATCGAGCAACACATTGGAGCACTTGGGTTTGCACAGATAGTGCATGCTCTTTTGGTCTCTATTGCTTGGACCTTCGATGCTCAGTCCACTCTTATATCCATATTCTCCGACGCTAAGCCCGCTGCGAGGCTTCTCACAACGGGAGCCATCGTGGAAGGCTCGATGTTGTGTGGGTTGTCCACCGGAGAGTGGGAATGGGTTGGAGGAAAGAGCGACACTATTGTTTCAGAGTGGAATCTTATATGTCAACATAAGTTCCTCGTTGCTCTTCCATCCACTCTTTTCTTCATCGGATCTCTCTTTG GTTCTGGAGTTTATGGATATCTTGCTGATTCATGGTTTGGTCGGAAAAAGACACTATTTATCTCTTGTCTTTTAACGTTTGTCACTGCTTTAGCGATCTCCTTTTCTCCAAACGTTTGGGTTTACGCGTTCTTGCGTTTCGCAAACGGTTTTTTCAGATCAGGAATTGGTTCTTGTTGTATCGTGCTTGCTACAGAGGTCGTCGGTAAGAAATGGCGTGGGCAAGTAGGGCAATacggtttcttcttcttcacgttAGGGTTTCTATCTCTACCACTCATGGGTTACTTGGAGAGAAAGTCATGGAGAAACCTTTACAgaatcacatcccttcttcctcTTGGATACGCTGTTTTTCTCTTGCCCTTTGCTTATGAGTCCCCTCGATGGCTTCTCGTCAAAGGACGTAACAAAGAAGCCATGGTAGTCTTGAAGAAACTCGCGAGGCGCAATGGGAAACAACTTCCAGCTGATCTAAGCCTAGTCGATCCGATTCAAGGAAGAGATGATCCATCTTTCTCGTCATCTGAGAACTTTTGGAGGACTAAATGGGCAGTAAAGAGGATCGTAATGGTGATGATGGCTGGATTTGGCACTGGTTTTGTTTATTATGGAATCCAACTAAACGCTGAGAATCTCAACTTCAATCTTTACTTAACTGTTGCGGTGAACGCTCTCATGGAGTTTCCAGCGGTTTTCATCGGAAGCTTCCTCTTAGGGGTCATGAACCGTCGTCCGTTGTTCTCCAACTCATCATACCTAGCTGGAATCTGTTGCTTACTCTGTGCGGTTCTCTCTCTTCACCGTGTGACCCGTGCACTACCTGTTTCCAAATGGCTGCAGCTAGCAGTTGAGGCGGTTGGGTTCATGGCGTCCTCAACGGCCTACGATGTCCTATATGTCTATGGCGTCGAGCTGTTCCCTACAAACGTGAGGAACTTTGCGGTTTCGCTCTTGCGTCAAGCGTTCATGCTAGGAGCATCTGCAGCACCGTTGCTAGTTGCATTGGGGAGAGAAAGCGCGATGATGTCTTTCATTGTGTTTGGTGTTGCGTCTGTGTTGAGTGGCGTAGTGAGTATCTGGCTAAGGGAAACAAGAAACGCTCCACTTTATGAAACACTGACGCAGCAGGGGAAGGCTGAAGAGATGGAAAACGAAACAGAACACTCTTGA